The DNA sequence GAATTAAATGAGAATCATTTAATTTtcaggaaaaataataaaaattattaaacaTTCATGTGTGAATAACctcaaaaacataaaaagagtCCAAGTATTCCCTTAAACTTaaagttctctctctcacacagtccaaatttattcattattttatgtaatgATTAACGTTATATAAAAGGAATAGAATAATCTATCACATGACCAGAGATCACTCAACACGAATATTACTATTAATTATCACAACACTAAAGACCAGATGAGATCTTGTTGGCTGTGATTCTGCCTTCTGTTAAAGATGGTCTCACGTGCTCATGTCTTTGAACATCTAACACATATAGTTGATATACAATCTCTTATTATAACCATTTAAACTTGTATTGGTcctgttttgttgtgtggaacTAAGTGCATGGGAGAGGtgctgttttttcttgtttgctGCATTTTGGTTGGTTGATTAGATCACAAAACAACTGGAGGCTTccatttccatgggtagaaaaCTCATGTGACGAAGCAATCATGGAGGTGTGATCCATTTCCATCATTCCAACACAAGAAGGCCTTCCATTGATGTGATCACTCCTCTGCAACAAGAGTAATTAACAGAAGCGCCCAGAATTGAGAGTCTAGGATTTTGGTTTATGCAAGTAGTTGAGAATCTGAACTCAATAGTACACTGATAAGGGAAATCGAAATAACCCAACACCAAACTGAAGCCGAATCAAAATCGGTGTCCCTTCGATCATGTTTTGGGCTTACTCATTCTCACATCGCAAccaataaaatcaaatcaaaaccgatttaaaccaaaccattgacacccctactcattgataaaaaaataaagtagatttttggaagaaaaaaaaaaaagacggtCCCTTGTGCCCTCTAAGTTGAGACAAAAGGAATGTGAAAAGACCACCCAACCCCGTGTGTTCAATGCCTTTGCCTTCCTTTCAATCGACCCGCATGTTGGCATAGTAGTCACACATCAAGGGCTGTTCTGtcgttttattttttatatcgaAAAGTGACTTTTTGATTTCAAATCGATCGCAGATCTGATACAGTCAATCCATATCAGTATCCATATTAGTAATGAGTAATGACCGATACTGTACCCGATACCAGTATCCAATCCTTCACGTTCTTCCCAAAATCCAGACGTAGCTGATATGTTCCCCTGGACCATCTCAGTATATGAAATGTGAGGAGAGAAATTGAATTGAGGCTTtcataaacaataaattgaattgatccTTTGGGCTTTGGGAGACATTTCACAGTTTTTTCTGTTTAATTTAAGGTTCCACAAAGAGAAAAAGTGATCTAAAATAAGATAATATAGGCCCGTCTCTGCGTGTCGCTCGTCCCCCACCGGGCCATCTCCCATCTTTGCTTTCCCCTATAAACAAATGGAAAACATCTAAATTCCATGTCTCTCTGCACAAACTTCATGGTCTAAGCTGTTCTTGGATCCGGAGATTCTGGGTTTTTggattcaatttttaaaacaaaagcTACAAGACATGGTTTGGTTTCTCTGCCATTCCCAATCCTGCTCTTCCCCACACTCGTAGCAGTGATAATGCCTGTGAAGAACCATCGGGGATggaacctcttcttcttcttcttcttctccttcttcctgcCCTTCCTGGCTTTCTCCGTCAATGAACAGGGTCAAGCACTTCTTTCATGGAAGAGGAGCTTGAATGGCTCCGTGGAAGTCCTAAATGACTGGAACCCAGAAGATGTAAGCCCCTGTAATTGGTTTGGGATCTCCTGCAACTACTTGCAGCAAGTAGTGGAACTCAATTTGAGGTACTTGGATCTGCAAGGCCTTGTTCCTTCTAATCTAGCTTCATTGAAGTCGTTGAATAAACTTGTTCTGTCAGGGACGAATCTCACTGGTTCCATACCTGAAGAGCTGGGTGGCCTTAATGAATTGATTCACTTGGACTTGAGCGACAATGCCTTGAATGGCGCAATTCCCAGTGAGATTTGCAGCTTGGCCAAGCTCGAGAGATTGTATCTCAATTCCAATCGCCTCGAGGGGTCCATTCCTGTTGAAATTGGGAACCTTTCGAGCTTGACATGGTTGATTCTCTACGATAATCAGCTTAGCGGTATAATCCCAACCACCATAGGTAGCTTGAAGAAGCTCCAAGTGTTTAGAGCTGGTGGGAACAAGAATCTTCAAGGTTCAGTAACGAAGGAGATTGGGTATTGCAGTGATTTGGTAATGCTAGGCCTTGCAGAGACGAGCATCTCTGGGTTTCTCCCTCCCAGTTTAGGTCTGCTCAAGAAGCTTCAGACTCTGGCAATCTACACCACTTTACTCTCAGGCCAAATCCCTCCCGAGCTCGGCGAATGTAGCGAGTTGCAGAACATTTACTTGTACGAGAACGAACTCACCGGGTCCATTCCTATTCGATTGGGGAATCTGCGTAATCTGAGAAACCTGCTCCTCTGGCAGAACAACCTTGTGGGAGTCATCCCACCGGAGCTGGGGAACTGCGACCATTTGTTGGTGGTTGATCTGTCCATGAATTCCATCACAGGAAGCATTCCACAGACATTTGGGAATCTGAGTTCGTTGCAGGAGCTTCAATTAAGCGTAAATCAAATCTCTGGAAGGATCCCACCGGAGCTAGGTAATTGTCGGAATCTGAATCACATCGGTTTCGACAACAATCAAATCACAGGAACTATTCCTTCGGAATTTGGGCAAATCCCGAATCTGACGGTGTTGTTCTTATGGGCAAACAAGCTCGAAGGGAATATACCGGTATCGATTGCTCTCTGCCAGAATCTCGAAGCCATTGATTTATCTCAGAACAGTCTAACGGGTCCCATTCCCAGAGGAATCTTCCAGTTGCAGAATCTGAACAAGCTTCTACTTCTATCGAACAACCTCTCCGGTGTAATCCCTCCAGATATCGGAAAATGCGGTTCTCTGATCCGATTCAGAGCCAACAATAACAAGATCACCGGACCAATCCCGCCGGAGATTGGGAATTTagttaatttgaatttcttGGATCTCGGCTGCAACCGTTTGACCGGTATCGTACCACCCCAAATATCCGGTTGCCGGAACCTGACGTTCCTCGACTTACATTCCAACGCAGTCACCGGAAGCTTACCGGAGAATTTCAACCACTTGGTTTCCCTCCAATACCTCGACGTCTCCGACAACTTGATAGGAGGAGCTTTAACTCCGAGTCTTGGAGCGCTGAGTTCTCTCACCAAACTCATTCTCAGTAAGAACAGATTCACTGGTCCGATTCCTGGAGATATTGGGACATGCACCAAACTCCAGCTACTGGACCTGAGCCAGAACTATCTCTCCGGTAAGATACCGCCGAGTCTGGGTAAGATTCCGTCACTTGAGATCGCATTAAACCTGAGCTGGAACAAACTCTCCGGCAAGATTCCGACAGAGTTTTCAGGGTTGAGTAAGCTCGGAGCCCTCGATCTCTCCCACAACCAGCTCTCCGGCGAACTTCAAATTCTCGCCGGGCTTCAGAATATGGTGATCCTCAACCTATCATGCAACAATTTCACTGGGAGAGTACCGAACACACCCTTCTTCACGAAGCTTCCGTTGAGCGACCTCGCAGGGAACCCATCCCTCTGCTTTCCCGGCAACCGTTGCGCCTCCTACGAACGAGGCGACGCGGCACGCCACGCAGCTCGGATGGCGATGATAGTGTTACTGTCCGCCGCGTGCGCACTCCTGCTGGCGGCGCTATGTATCATTCTGAGGGAGAGAAGGCGGCACGGTAGCTTCGGTGGACACCGTGACAGTGATGTGGATGGTGACGACGGCATGGAGATGGCACCACCATGGGAGTTCACACTTTACCAGAAACTCGACTTTTCCATCACAGACGCAGCGAGGTGCCTAACCCCTAACAACATCGTAGGGAAGGGACGTTCTGGGGTGGTTTACAGGGCCAACATTACTTCTTCGGGATTCACGATTGCAGTGAAGAAATTCCGGTCGT is a window from the Macadamia integrifolia cultivar HAES 741 chromosome 5, SCU_Mint_v3, whole genome shotgun sequence genome containing:
- the LOC122080025 gene encoding leucine-rich repeat receptor-like serine/threonine-protein kinase RGI4 isoform X1, whose product is MPVKNHRGWNLFFFFFFSFFLPFLAFSVNEQGQALLSWKRSLNGSVEVLNDWNPEDVSPCNWFGISCNYLQQVVELNLRYLDLQGLVPSNLASLKSLNKLVLSGTNLTGSIPEELGGLNELIHLDLSDNALNGAIPSEICSLAKLERLYLNSNRLEGSIPVEIGNLSSLTWLILYDNQLSGIIPTTIGSLKKLQVFRAGGNKNLQGSVTKEIGYCSDLVMLGLAETSISGFLPPSLGLLKKLQTLAIYTTLLSGQIPPELGECSELQNIYLYENELTGSIPIRLGNLRNLRNLLLWQNNLVGVIPPELGNCDHLLVVDLSMNSITGSIPQTFGNLSSLQELQLSVNQISGRIPPELGNCRNLNHIGFDNNQITGTIPSEFGQIPNLTVLFLWANKLEGNIPVSIALCQNLEAIDLSQNSLTGPIPRGIFQLQNLNKLLLLSNNLSGVIPPDIGKCGSLIRFRANNNKITGPIPPEIGNLVNLNFLDLGCNRLTGIVPPQISGCRNLTFLDLHSNAVTGSLPENFNHLVSLQYLDVSDNLIGGALTPSLGALSSLTKLILSKNRFTGPIPGDIGTCTKLQLLDLSQNYLSGKIPPSLGKIPSLEIALNLSWNKLSGKIPTEFSGLSKLGALDLSHNQLSGELQILAGLQNMVILNLSCNNFTGRVPNTPFFTKLPLSDLAGNPSLCFPGNRCASYERGDAARHAARMAMIVLLSAACALLLAALCIILRERRRHGSFGGHRDSDVDGDDGMEMAPPWEFTLYQKLDFSITDAARCLTPNNIVGKGRSGVVYRANITSSGFTIAVKKFRSSETSSAAAFSSEITTLAKIRHRNIVRLLGWGTNRKTKLLFYDYLPNGTLGALLHEGGITGSSVEWETRFKIALGVAEGLAYLHHDCVPGIIHRDVKAHNILLGERYEACLADFGLARLVEEEDNGSFSASPQFAGSYGYIAPAEYGCSMKITEKSDVYSYGVVLLEIITGKKPVDPTFTDEQHVVQWIRDHLKSKRDPLEILDPKLQGRPDSQTQEMLQVLGISLLCTSNRAEDRPTMKDVAALLREIRQDPPPWCDAQKPGSSSSFSFTKPEMTSYTSSVSPAQQLLLLSHCSISYSSSSDVLNKAVKEA
- the LOC122080025 gene encoding leucine-rich repeat receptor-like serine/threonine-protein kinase RGI4 isoform X2 translates to MPVKNHRGWNLFFFFFFSFFLPFLAFSVNEQGQALLSWKRSLNGSVEVLNDWNPEDVSPCNWFGISCNYLQQVVELNLRYLDLQGLVPSNLASLKSLNKLVLSGTNLTGSIPEELGGLNELIHLDLSDNALNGAIPSEICSLAKLERLYLNSNRLEGSIPVEIGNLSSLTWLILYDNQLSGIIPTTIGSLKKLQVFRAGGNKNLQGSVTKEIGYCSDLVMLGLAETSISGFLPPSLGLLKKLQTLAIYTTLLSGQIPPELGECSELQNIYLYENELTGSIPIRLGNLRNLRNLLLWQNNLVGVIPPELGNCDHLLVVDLSMNSITGSIPQTFGNLSSLQELQLSVNQISGRIPPELGNCRNLNHIGFDNNQITGTIPSEFGQIPNLTVLFLWANKLEGNIPVSIALCQNLEAIDLSQNSLTGPIPRGIFQLQNLNKLLLLSNNLSGVIPPDIGKCGSLIRFRANNNKITGPIPPEIGNLVNLNFLDLGCNRLTGIVPPQISGCRNLTFLDLHSNAVTGSLPENFNHLVSLQYLDVSDNLIGGALTPSLGALSSLTKLILSKNRFTGPIPGDIGTCTKLQLLDLSQNYLSGKIPPSLGKIPSLEIALNLSWNKLSGKIPTEFSGLSKLGALDLSHNQLSGELQILAGLQNMVILNLSCNNFTGRVPNTPFFTKLPLSDLAGNPSLCFPGNRCASYERGDAARHAARMAMIVLLSAACALLLAALCIILRERRRHGSFGGHRDSDVDGDDGMEMAPPWEFTLYQKLDFSITDAARCLTPNNIVGKGRSGVVYRANITSSGFTIAVKKFRSSETSSAAAFSSEITTLAKIRHRNIVRLLGWGTNRKTKLLFYDYLPNGTLGALLHEGGITGSSVEWETRFKIALGVAEGLAYLHHDCVPGIIHRDVKAHNILLGERYEACLADFGLARLVEEEDNGSFSASPQFAGSYGYIAPEYGCSMKITEKSDVYSYGVVLLEIITGKKPVDPTFTDEQHVVQWIRDHLKSKRDPLEILDPKLQGRPDSQTQEMLQVLGISLLCTSNRAEDRPTMKDVAALLREIRQDPPPWCDAQKPGSSSSFSFTKPEMTSYTSSVSPAQQLLLLSHCSISYSSSSDVLNKAVKEA